One stretch of Candidatus Eremiobacteraceae bacterium DNA includes these proteins:
- a CDS encoding heterodisulfide reductase-related iron-sulfur binding cluster, whose protein sequence is MNGYIGPDRPATIDLDTCTRCGLCEQACPTFRLLGTEADSPRGRIFMMKDVEQGRAPVDAFLAEHLYVCLGCRACETACPSGVPFGRLLEYGRAQVEERGELTPRRRGWRIFRAFATERVLPNRALTKMVLWPARMIQRFPWLRAVVTSLPMPARLRTLVSMIPEAPPPSPPLPEMVPAVGERRARIGLFLGCVMNELFAHVHAATVRVLRGQGYEVVTPAAQWCCGALNLHAGERTHARVMARAVVDAFAGASLDFVAVNSAGCGAALKEYGELLRDDPDYAQRARAFAESVRDVTELLRPYSPAGADNKTNPASEEVVTYQDACHLAHAQGIREAPRALLRSLPGIRLAEMADPDRCCGAAGLNALTHPKMAAALLDEKLANAVATGADTLVVCNPGCHMHLRAGIAARGLKLRVRHAVDLLDEAYAASPRPPIT, encoded by the coding sequence GTGAACGGCTATATCGGACCTGACAGGCCGGCGACCATCGACTTGGATACGTGCACACGCTGCGGGCTGTGCGAGCAGGCATGTCCGACGTTTCGTCTACTCGGCACGGAAGCGGACTCGCCGCGCGGCCGGATCTTCATGATGAAGGACGTCGAGCAAGGCCGTGCGCCCGTCGATGCATTCCTTGCAGAACACCTCTACGTTTGTTTGGGCTGCCGGGCTTGCGAAACCGCGTGCCCATCCGGCGTGCCGTTCGGCCGCCTTTTGGAATATGGCCGCGCTCAGGTCGAAGAGCGCGGTGAATTGACGCCGCGGCGTCGCGGCTGGCGCATTTTCCGCGCGTTCGCGACGGAGCGGGTCTTGCCGAACCGCGCGCTGACGAAGATGGTGCTGTGGCCTGCGCGCATGATCCAGCGATTTCCATGGTTGCGCGCAGTCGTGACATCGTTGCCGATGCCGGCCCGTCTGCGCACGCTTGTGTCGATGATTCCGGAAGCACCGCCGCCGTCGCCGCCGCTTCCGGAAATGGTGCCCGCCGTCGGCGAGCGGCGCGCGCGTATCGGTCTGTTCTTAGGCTGCGTGATGAACGAGCTGTTCGCGCACGTGCACGCCGCCACGGTACGCGTGCTGCGCGGGCAAGGTTACGAGGTCGTGACGCCGGCCGCGCAGTGGTGCTGCGGCGCCCTCAATCTGCACGCCGGCGAGCGGACGCACGCCCGCGTGATGGCGCGCGCGGTCGTCGACGCGTTCGCCGGCGCATCGTTGGATTTCGTCGCGGTCAACAGCGCCGGATGCGGCGCCGCGCTCAAGGAATATGGCGAATTGCTCCGTGACGATCCGGACTACGCGCAGCGGGCTCGGGCGTTTGCAGAGTCGGTGCGCGACGTGACCGAACTATTGCGGCCCTATTCGCCGGCTGGGGCCGATAACAAGACCAACCCTGCAAGTGAAGAGGTGGTGACGTATCAAGATGCGTGCCACTTAGCCCATGCACAAGGGATACGCGAAGCGCCGCGCGCGCTGTTGCGAAGTCTCCCAGGTATCCGGCTTGCAGAGATGGCGGATCCGGACCGGTGCTGCGGGGCCGCCGGACTGAACGCGTTGACGCATCCTAAGATGGCGGCGGCGCTGCTAGATGAAAAACTTGCGAACGCTGTTGCCACCGGCGCCGACACTCTGGTCGTCTGCAACCCCGGGTGCCACATGCATCTGCGCGCCGGCATCGCCGCTCGCGGCCTGAAGCTGCGCGTCCGGCACGCCGTCGATCTCCTCGACGAGGCATACGCCGCGAGTCCGCGTCCGCCGATAACTTAA
- a CDS encoding FAD-linked oxidase C-terminal domain-containing protein, producing MDAALLERLSGLVGARNALMSAGDLRSYGYDASIERAVPELVLLPNSAEQVAAIVSACCAASVPFVARGAGTGLSGGAIAESGGVVIATARLNRILEIDTRDLIAVVEPGVVNAALSAAVALHGLRFVPDPSSMAACTVGGNVAENSGGLHCLAYGVTSQHVLGVEIVTAEGEIVWLGGKTRESYGYDLLGAFIGSEGTCGIATKICVRLVPIPAGSKTMLCVFDDVDGASHAVSDIIASGIVPGALEMMDATATAAIEAFVHAGFPLDAAAILMVEADGGPETADEIAAAVSDVCTRNGAREVRVAPDAEAAARIWKGRKSAFGAMGRLSPNYYVQDGVIPRSRLPDILREVAAIGVRNGVRIANVFHAGDGNLHPLILFDDRIEGDLDRTMKSGAEILEACVRAGGSITGEHGVGMEKRDCMSLQFSAADLNLMALVRSAFDERGLCNPGKLFPTARRCGESARHVDRGEVDPSAVRAAGEAF from the coding sequence ATGGATGCGGCACTTCTCGAACGGCTCAGCGGCCTTGTCGGCGCGCGCAATGCGTTGATGTCGGCGGGCGATCTGCGTTCGTACGGCTACGACGCGTCGATCGAACGGGCGGTGCCCGAGCTCGTGCTACTTCCTAATTCCGCGGAGCAGGTCGCCGCTATCGTCTCCGCATGCTGCGCCGCTTCGGTGCCGTTTGTCGCGCGGGGCGCCGGCACAGGTTTGTCCGGCGGCGCGATCGCCGAAAGCGGCGGCGTCGTCATCGCGACGGCGCGCCTGAACCGCATTCTGGAAATCGATACCCGCGATCTAATCGCCGTGGTCGAACCCGGCGTCGTCAACGCCGCATTGAGCGCAGCCGTCGCGCTGCACGGCCTGCGATTCGTGCCCGACCCGTCGAGCATGGCGGCCTGCACGGTAGGCGGCAACGTCGCCGAGAACTCGGGCGGCCTGCACTGTCTTGCATACGGCGTCACATCGCAGCATGTGCTTGGCGTTGAAATCGTAACCGCGGAAGGCGAGATCGTGTGGCTCGGCGGCAAGACGCGCGAATCCTACGGCTACGATCTGCTCGGCGCGTTCATCGGCTCTGAGGGCACATGCGGAATCGCGACCAAGATCTGCGTTCGGCTCGTGCCGATTCCGGCTGGATCGAAGACGATGCTCTGCGTGTTCGACGACGTCGACGGCGCGTCGCATGCCGTGTCCGATATCATCGCATCCGGCATCGTCCCAGGCGCGCTTGAGATGATGGATGCGACGGCGACGGCCGCTATTGAGGCATTCGTTCATGCGGGATTTCCCTTAGACGCAGCGGCGATATTGATGGTCGAAGCGGACGGCGGCCCTGAGACCGCCGACGAGATCGCCGCCGCGGTTTCCGACGTGTGCACGCGCAACGGCGCGCGCGAAGTCCGCGTCGCCCCGGACGCCGAAGCGGCGGCGCGCATATGGAAAGGCCGCAAGAGCGCTTTCGGCGCGATGGGTCGTTTGAGTCCGAATTACTACGTGCAGGACGGTGTGATTCCGCGCAGCCGCCTGCCGGATATCTTGCGAGAAGTCGCAGCCATCGGCGTGCGCAACGGCGTGCGGATCGCGAACGTCTTTCACGCCGGCGACGGCAATCTGCATCCGCTCATCTTGTTCGACGACCGGATCGAAGGCGACCTCGACCGGACGATGAAGTCGGGCGCGGAGATATTGGAAGCCTGCGTCCGCGCCGGCGGCAGCATCACGGGCGAACACGGCGTCGGCATGGAAAAGCGCGACTGCATGAGTCTGCAGTTCAGCGCTGCCGATCTCAACCTCATGGCTTTGGTCCGCAGCGCCTTTGACGAACGCGGGCTCTGCAATCCCGGCAAGCTTTTCCCCACCGCTCGCCGCTGCGGCGAGAGCGCGCGCCACGTGGACCGCGGCGAGGTGGATCCTTCCGCTGTGCGCGCGGCCGGTGAAGCGTTTTGA
- a CDS encoding VIT1/CCC1 transporter family protein, which produces MKSSVSKTDLNLWMAFIDEAKTHRLYNAFAQQAMREGHPEVAEAFMEAAGAEIIHAMMHLQALGAVKSSVENLRQVVEEEAVESRVTYPRYIREAEDDGRPDAVASFQLALNREEHHTVMFKAALDTLNAKVASASPPPAQHAAQPSWTRTAHGVEKMAGPAEVTEERGRIATRSRIRELVFGAQDGILTTVGVVSSIFGAAQSNSVILLAGLASAFAGMVAMTAGSYLSSKAEDDVAASEIQREMREISERPAEELAELVEIYKRQGMAPELARDAALEVARDPRKMLAVMAREELGLDVETPSSAIKDAMVMAPSFLGGAAIPIIPYTFMHGPPALTASILAAAVALFGIGVVKARAASTNQWHSGIEAFAIGASAALLGYVIGTLIPNALGISVPGG; this is translated from the coding sequence ATGAAATCTTCGGTGAGCAAGACCGACCTCAATCTTTGGATGGCGTTCATCGACGAAGCGAAGACCCATCGTCTCTATAACGCGTTTGCGCAACAGGCAATGCGCGAAGGCCACCCGGAAGTCGCCGAAGCGTTCATGGAGGCCGCGGGGGCGGAGATCATCCATGCGATGATGCACCTCCAAGCGCTTGGCGCCGTGAAGTCGAGCGTTGAGAATCTGCGCCAAGTCGTAGAAGAAGAAGCGGTCGAGAGCCGCGTCACATATCCTCGCTACATCCGCGAGGCCGAAGACGATGGCCGGCCGGATGCGGTCGCTTCGTTTCAGCTAGCGCTCAATCGCGAAGAGCATCACACGGTCATGTTCAAGGCCGCGCTCGACACCTTGAATGCGAAAGTCGCTTCAGCCTCGCCGCCGCCCGCTCAGCACGCTGCCCAGCCTTCGTGGACGCGCACGGCACACGGCGTGGAGAAGATGGCAGGGCCTGCGGAAGTGACCGAAGAGCGCGGGCGCATCGCCACGCGTTCGAGGATCCGCGAGCTCGTGTTCGGCGCACAGGACGGAATCCTCACGACGGTCGGCGTCGTGTCGTCGATCTTCGGCGCCGCGCAAAGCAACAGCGTCATTCTGCTCGCCGGCCTCGCGTCCGCATTCGCCGGCATGGTGGCGATGACGGCCGGTTCGTACCTGTCGTCGAAGGCAGAAGACGACGTGGCCGCATCGGAGATCCAACGAGAAATGCGCGAGATCAGCGAGCGGCCGGCAGAAGAGCTGGCCGAACTCGTCGAGATCTACAAACGGCAAGGGATGGCGCCGGAGCTCGCGCGCGACGCCGCGCTTGAAGTCGCGCGTGACCCGCGCAAGATGCTTGCAGTGATGGCGCGCGAGGAGTTGGGACTCGACGTTGAAACACCGAGCAGCGCGATCAAGGATGCGATGGTGATGGCGCCGTCGTTTCTCGGCGGCGCCGCGATACCGATCATCCCCTACACCTTCATGCACGGTCCGCCCGCGTTGACCGCATCCATTCTCGCCGCCGCCGTAGCCCTCTTCGGCATCGGCGTGGTCAAGGCAAGAGCCGCGTCGACCAACCAGTGGCACTCGGGAATCGAAGCGTTCGCTATCGGCGCGAGCGCCGCATTGCTCGGCTACGTCATCGGCACGCTCATTCCCAACGCATTGGGCATCTCGGTTCCGGGCGGCTAG
- a CDS encoding peroxiredoxin: MEARDFSRRSADFNRAGAVIAGISTDSVASHQRFDEKFELSVPLLADTNGAVCGLLGVPVGSSGSAARMTFVIGGDGVVRKAYEKVDVLGHAERVLSDVKEIAAGKDLAGE; encoded by the coding sequence ATCGAAGCGCGCGATTTCAGCCGGCGGTCTGCCGACTTCAACCGGGCCGGCGCGGTCATCGCCGGCATATCCACCGATAGCGTCGCTTCTCATCAGAGGTTCGACGAGAAGTTCGAGTTGAGCGTACCTCTGCTCGCCGACACTAACGGTGCGGTTTGCGGGCTGCTTGGCGTTCCGGTCGGGTCATCGGGTTCGGCGGCCCGGATGACGTTTGTCATCGGCGGCGACGGAGTTGTTCGCAAGGCGTATGAAAAGGTCGACGTGCTCGGCCATGCCGAGCGCGTGTTGTCCGACGTCAAAGAGATCGCCGCCGGAAAGGACCTGGCAGGAGAGTGA
- a CDS encoding type II CAAX endopeptidase family protein, producing the protein MNAPAGSNLPADIVPGGAELHPVLRALLYIVFWWIGTALLVELAAQFVGPLDRYHVTLDQSANLFIAVACECAGAVGIALLFRRFVDRMPVGTLGFTFRVRWLRLFGIGVLLGIGMQTLVLIFESALGFARTATPRWQAGEFGSLAYLIPLLLLAALAEEMPIRGYLFQNLTQAWGAWPALIVTSLFFASLHLFNPGAHADIAMTITGIAVAGALFCASVMLTGSLWLALGCHFAWNLFEGPIFGFPVSGQSFGSANILTQSVTGPDWFTGGSFGPEAGASSLIALAAGAAVLYALHRRGVFDA; encoded by the coding sequence ATGAACGCGCCGGCTGGTTCGAATCTTCCCGCTGACATCGTCCCAGGCGGAGCCGAATTGCATCCGGTTCTGCGCGCGCTCCTCTACATCGTGTTCTGGTGGATCGGCACAGCGCTGCTCGTCGAACTAGCTGCGCAATTCGTCGGGCCTCTCGACCGCTATCACGTGACGTTGGACCAAAGCGCGAATCTATTCATCGCCGTGGCGTGCGAGTGCGCGGGCGCTGTCGGGATCGCGCTTCTGTTCCGGCGCTTCGTCGACCGCATGCCGGTCGGAACCCTCGGATTCACATTTCGCGTGCGCTGGCTGCGTCTGTTCGGCATCGGCGTTCTACTCGGGATCGGCATGCAGACGCTCGTGCTGATCTTCGAGAGCGCGCTTGGATTTGCTCGTACCGCGACGCCTCGATGGCAGGCAGGCGAATTCGGGTCGCTCGCCTATCTCATCCCACTGCTGTTGTTGGCCGCGCTGGCCGAAGAGATGCCGATCCGCGGGTATCTTTTCCAGAACTTGACGCAAGCGTGGGGAGCGTGGCCGGCGCTCATCGTCACGTCACTGTTCTTCGCATCGCTGCATCTCTTCAATCCGGGAGCGCACGCCGACATCGCTATGACGATTACCGGGATCGCAGTCGCGGGCGCGCTCTTCTGCGCGAGCGTCATGCTGACCGGATCCCTTTGGCTCGCACTCGGCTGCCACTTCGCGTGGAATCTATTCGAAGGCCCCATCTTCGGCTTCCCCGTGAGCGGCCAGTCGTTTGGAAGCGCGAACATCCTGACGCAATCGGTGACAGGACCAGACTGGTTCACCGGCGGTTCCTTCGGCCCCGAAGCAGGAGCGAGTTCGTTGATCGCGCTTGCGGCCGGGGCCGCCGTTCTCTACGCTCTTCATCGCCGCGGAGTGTTCGATGCCTAA
- a CDS encoding FAD-binding oxidoreductase produces MPFDSTLREAVADRLTVHPDDCAAYAVAGCVPTVVASPKSFEQAAAALRAAACERGRVAIRGRGTKSDSPPRPRSLDVVLDVSGCGKTIDIQADDLTARVSAGARMADLESALAACERFFPCDVPFKAGASVGGAIAAGRGGALGQRFGGMRDNVLGLRVALADGSIAFAGSHVVKSVAGYDSHKLFIGSRGTLGVVGEAILKLAPVPPDERALVARFGDAGRAAAAAMDVAAAPVFPYATTLHDPQTSERVTALAGATRAGEWLAIFRCGGLRRALAKQLDDIARICKQNGCLATEIADRSGVRRAWTDVAELAGGSAYPAARWIAYRISCLPSRLAAVIDAAQKTWPGVELTAHPALGTLFAHVPASALAGSGVPLVDHAPVWRAVEEAAGHATCTSAPVDVRDDALPPRAYAPYRLLRRLKDAFDPDGVLDPGRMPGGI; encoded by the coding sequence GTGCCTTTTGACTCGACGTTGCGCGAAGCGGTCGCCGACCGTCTCACGGTTCACCCCGACGATTGTGCTGCGTATGCGGTCGCCGGCTGCGTTCCGACGGTGGTGGCGTCGCCGAAATCGTTCGAGCAAGCGGCGGCCGCCTTGCGCGCGGCTGCGTGCGAACGGGGCCGCGTCGCGATCCGAGGCCGCGGTACGAAATCGGACTCGCCGCCGCGCCCGCGCTCGCTCGACGTCGTGCTCGACGTCAGCGGCTGCGGCAAGACCATCGATATCCAGGCCGACGATCTCACCGCGCGCGTTTCCGCCGGTGCGCGCATGGCCGATCTTGAATCGGCGCTCGCTGCGTGCGAGCGCTTTTTCCCGTGTGATGTGCCGTTCAAGGCAGGGGCTTCCGTCGGCGGCGCGATCGCAGCCGGTCGCGGCGGTGCGCTTGGCCAGCGGTTCGGCGGCATGCGCGACAACGTGCTCGGACTTCGCGTTGCCCTCGCCGACGGCAGTATCGCATTCGCCGGTTCGCACGTCGTCAAGAGCGTGGCAGGGTACGACTCGCACAAACTCTTCATCGGTTCGCGCGGCACGCTCGGCGTGGTCGGCGAAGCGATCCTCAAACTCGCACCGGTGCCGCCTGACGAACGGGCGCTGGTCGCTCGCTTTGGCGACGCCGGGCGCGCAGCCGCGGCCGCGATGGACGTGGCCGCCGCGCCGGTTTTTCCGTACGCGACGACGCTGCACGATCCGCAAACGTCCGAGCGCGTGACCGCCCTTGCCGGCGCGACGAGAGCGGGCGAATGGCTTGCCATTTTCCGGTGTGGCGGCTTGCGCCGCGCCCTTGCAAAACAGCTCGACGACATCGCGCGGATCTGCAAGCAAAATGGCTGTCTCGCCACGGAGATCGCCGATCGAAGCGGCGTCCGGAGAGCGTGGACCGATGTCGCCGAACTTGCCGGCGGCTCCGCGTACCCTGCCGCGCGTTGGATCGCGTATCGCATCTCGTGCTTGCCGTCGCGCCTGGCGGCGGTGATCGATGCAGCGCAAAAAACTTGGCCGGGGGTGGAGCTCACGGCGCATCCCGCGCTGGGAACGTTGTTCGCGCACGTGCCGGCGTCCGCGCTTGCGGGTAGCGGTGTGCCGCTGGTGGACCACGCGCCTGTATGGAGAGCTGTCGAAGAAGCCGCCGGTCACGCCACCTGCACGTCAGCGCCGGTCGACGTCCGCGACGACGCACTGCCTCCGCGGGCGTATGCGCCGTACCGGCTGCTCCGCAGATTGAAGGATGCTTTTGATCCGGACGGCGTTCTCGACCCCGGACGGATGCCGGGCGGGATCTGA
- a CDS encoding glycosyltransferase family 2 protein — protein sequence MWGIAALWAALDARETRRYSIRPRAGERPRRSVGPRTRPRVSIIAPMRNEARNVSAWLACAQAQDACVHEIIVSDDASDDATAHIADAAAREDVRVRVVRGSPGPGWVGKTAAADRGARIAQGEWLLFSDADMRMVPGTVAAVLDASLDFGADACSLTASLECGNVLERIVMPAMAAVVMSGHPLVLVHDHRSQVGLVWGGFVLVRRDAYRTVGGHASVRHEIAEDRALAERLKAFGFTVRLLDGHEFVSVRMYRGLAEMWEGWRKNVYEGTGRNPIVASVFIIAASAMLIIPLPMLASLGVTALRRPLARSERTLVVWCALNAAANVAVRALRDRAIGARTWTALAAPLAGAFITSVMWASMWRALSGRGQLWKGRVIR from the coding sequence GTGTGGGGAATCGCTGCATTGTGGGCTGCGCTTGACGCTCGCGAAACGCGCCGCTATTCCATCCGGCCGCGGGCCGGCGAGCGTCCGCGGCGGAGCGTAGGTCCGCGCACGAGACCGCGTGTATCCATCATCGCTCCCATGCGAAACGAAGCGCGAAACGTCAGCGCTTGGCTCGCATGCGCGCAGGCGCAAGATGCATGCGTTCACGAGATCATCGTATCCGACGACGCTTCCGATGACGCGACCGCGCACATCGCCGATGCTGCAGCGCGCGAGGATGTTCGCGTGCGAGTGGTGCGCGGGTCGCCTGGCCCCGGATGGGTGGGAAAGACGGCGGCCGCGGATCGCGGCGCGCGGATCGCCCAAGGCGAATGGCTGCTGTTCAGCGACGCCGACATGCGGATGGTGCCGGGCACGGTTGCCGCAGTGCTTGATGCGAGCCTCGATTTCGGTGCGGATGCGTGTTCGCTCACTGCGTCCCTCGAGTGCGGGAACGTGCTCGAACGGATCGTCATGCCCGCCATGGCGGCCGTCGTCATGTCCGGCCATCCGCTCGTGCTCGTGCACGACCATCGATCGCAGGTCGGGCTTGTATGGGGCGGTTTTGTGCTCGTCCGCCGCGACGCATACCGCACCGTCGGCGGCCACGCGAGCGTCCGACACGAGATCGCTGAAGATCGCGCTTTAGCCGAACGCCTCAAGGCCTTTGGATTCACGGTGCGTCTCCTGGACGGTCACGAATTCGTGAGCGTGCGCATGTATCGCGGCCTTGCGGAAATGTGGGAGGGCTGGCGCAAGAACGTCTATGAGGGAACGGGCCGGAATCCCATCGTGGCGTCGGTGTTCATCATCGCGGCAAGCGCGATGCTTATCATCCCGCTGCCGATGCTCGCGTCGCTCGGGGTCACCGCTTTGCGACGGCCTCTCGCGAGATCAGAGCGAACCCTCGTCGTGTGGTGCGCTTTGAACGCGGCCGCCAATGTCGCAGTTCGCGCGTTGCGCGATCGCGCGATCGGAGCGCGGACGTGGACCGCACTTGCGGCGCCGTTGGCCGGCGCGTTCATCACGTCCGTCATGTGGGCATCGATGTGGCGGGCGCTCAGCGGCCGCGGTCAACTGTGGAAAGGGCGCGTGATCCGTTAG
- a CDS encoding diguanylate cyclase, producing the protein MKHDMRGARGAPTLDRAALLTVATSLGHAEFFDELRRALQTRFHADYVAIAVADGGEIARFRTIYSAGGGADGAPLVIGPGLFARACDAPTAVIVTAGSADAHRLPFPGGSMAIAPLGAIGRRFGALAIASAEPAVFDEDGGDDIAAAADIAGLVVGALVASNEARARGEELTLLLDATRALSTERDLRKLFEQFRALVASVMDTQTFLIALGSVDTGRMQFPYAVSDGEPLEIPEAPFGDSLCGHVFTNGKPLLIHTTDDFLAYPGHLAGKGSEAAAAVYVPMKVNDRTIGVISVQSEHPAAYTERDLELLLAIAEQGAIAVENSQYLLRAEHRARELKLLAEVSRALSAQLSLKALCQTVCGEVRRVMDASVFLVSLTSADRQTMHVEYCAQGEEILDLPDYPIAGTLAEKVVSSNQAVVVQNRGELSASPHQVLKADERAVRSLAMAPLRLADVCIGVMTAQSYDEGAYGEPAVRLLSAIAEQMALAVQNAQLFREAQNRADRDPLTNLYHHRYLKTRLDEELARARDAQTGIAVIMLDLDDFKQVNDTYGHLAGDEALRMLTTVLHATCRSGDIIGRYGGDEFMVILPDTPHDRALVIGARIRDAVADRQLRLPGGISVPLRASLGLASYPADGATAAELIAKADAGLYQSKRHGRPSAALQRIGTMELRLEGAFTPVAELIAALLARDPDSRSRLENINRLAKDCVASFELSPPEAEALLLASVLRDIGKIAIPDHVLRKVGPLTPAEYELVKRHSMIGAMLVENIPGFELVASAIRHHHERYDGSGYPAGLAGDAIPLVARLLALLDSFSALTCDRPHRRRVSAALACAELRRAIGTQFDPALVERFVDLAAVARH; encoded by the coding sequence ATGAAGCACGACATGCGAGGTGCGCGGGGCGCCCCGACGCTAGACCGCGCAGCCCTGCTGACAGTTGCTACTTCGCTCGGACACGCGGAGTTCTTCGACGAGCTTCGGCGCGCGCTGCAGACACGGTTTCACGCTGATTATGTCGCAATAGCAGTCGCCGACGGCGGCGAAATCGCGCGCTTCCGCACCATCTACTCCGCCGGCGGCGGCGCCGACGGCGCGCCACTCGTGATAGGCCCCGGCTTGTTCGCGCGCGCGTGCGACGCACCCACGGCCGTCATCGTGACCGCCGGCAGCGCCGACGCACATCGTCTGCCGTTCCCCGGCGGCTCGATGGCGATAGCGCCCTTGGGCGCCATCGGGCGCCGCTTCGGCGCGCTTGCCATCGCAAGCGCCGAACCGGCGGTCTTCGACGAAGACGGCGGTGACGATATCGCTGCGGCCGCCGACATAGCCGGACTTGTCGTCGGCGCGCTGGTCGCTTCTAACGAGGCGCGCGCACGGGGCGAAGAACTCACCCTCTTGCTCGACGCGACCCGCGCGCTTTCGACCGAGCGCGATCTCCGCAAGCTCTTCGAGCAATTTCGCGCATTGGTCGCAAGCGTGATGGATACGCAGACTTTTTTGATCGCGCTCGGATCGGTGGACACCGGCCGCATGCAGTTCCCGTACGCGGTGAGCGATGGCGAACCCCTCGAAATTCCCGAAGCGCCTTTCGGCGACTCGCTGTGCGGTCACGTCTTCACCAACGGCAAACCGCTGTTGATCCACACCACCGATGACTTCCTCGCGTATCCCGGACATCTGGCAGGCAAAGGCAGCGAAGCCGCCGCCGCTGTCTACGTCCCCATGAAGGTCAACGACCGCACCATCGGTGTCATCTCCGTTCAGAGCGAGCATCCCGCCGCATATACCGAGCGCGATCTCGAGCTTCTCCTCGCGATCGCCGAACAGGGCGCGATCGCCGTCGAGAACTCGCAATACCTGCTGCGCGCGGAGCACCGCGCGCGCGAACTCAAACTGCTGGCTGAGGTTTCGCGGGCGCTTTCGGCACAGCTTTCGCTCAAAGCGCTCTGCCAGACCGTGTGCGGCGAAGTACGACGAGTCATGGACGCTTCAGTGTTTCTCGTCAGCTTGACATCTGCCGACCGTCAGACGATGCACGTGGAATATTGCGCGCAGGGCGAGGAGATACTGGATCTGCCGGACTACCCGATAGCCGGCACGCTCGCCGAAAAGGTCGTGAGTTCCAATCAAGCCGTCGTCGTCCAAAACCGGGGAGAGCTCTCCGCAAGTCCCCATCAAGTCCTCAAAGCGGACGAGCGCGCGGTTCGGTCCCTCGCGATGGCGCCGCTGCGGCTGGCCGACGTCTGTATCGGCGTGATGACCGCGCAGTCGTACGACGAAGGCGCGTACGGTGAGCCGGCCGTCCGTTTGCTCAGCGCGATCGCCGAGCAGATGGCGTTGGCGGTCCAAAATGCACAGCTCTTCCGCGAGGCGCAAAATCGCGCCGACCGCGATCCCCTGACCAATCTATACCATCACCGCTATCTCAAGACGCGGCTGGACGAAGAGCTAGCGCGCGCGCGCGATGCGCAGACGGGGATCGCCGTCATCATGCTCGATCTCGACGATTTCAAACAAGTGAACGATACGTACGGCCACCTCGCAGGCGACGAGGCGCTGCGCATGCTGACCACGGTGCTCCACGCGACGTGCCGGAGCGGCGACATCATCGGCCGCTACGGTGGTGACGAGTTCATGGTCATCTTGCCGGACACGCCTCACGATCGAGCTCTCGTCATCGGAGCCAGGATTCGCGACGCCGTGGCGGATCGCCAGCTTCGGCTGCCCGGCGGGATCTCCGTGCCGCTTCGCGCATCTCTCGGTTTGGCTTCGTACCCGGCGGACGGCGCGACCGCCGCCGAGCTCATCGCAAAAGCGGACGCCGGATTATATCAGAGCAAGCGGCACGGAAGACCAAGCGCCGCGCTCCAGCGTATCGGCACGATGGAGCTTCGTCTCGAGGGCGCCTTCACACCGGTCGCCGAGCTTATCGCGGCGTTACTCGCCCGCGACCCGGACTCTCGCTCCAGACTCGAAAACATCAACCGTCTCGCGAAAGACTGCGTCGCTTCGTTCGAGCTCTCCCCGCCGGAGGCGGAGGCGCTGCTGCTTGCAAGCGTGCTGCGCGACATCGGAAAGATCGCAATTCCCGATCATGTGCTGCGCAAGGTCGGCCCGCTCACTCCGGCCGAGTACGAACTCGTCAAGCGTCACTCGATGATCGGCGCGATGCTCGTCGAGAACATTCCTGGGTTCGAACTTGTGGCAAGCGCCATCCGTCATCACCACGAGCGGTACGATGGCAGCGGCTACCCAGCGGGCCTTGCCGGAGATGCGATTCCGCTCGTCGCGAGGCTGTTGGCGCTGCTCGATTCGTTCTCGGCGCTTACTTGTGACCGTCCCCACAGGCGGCGCGTCTCGGCCGCGCTGGCGTGTGCCGAGCTTCGGCGAGCCATCGGGACGCAATTCGACCCGGCCTTGGTTGAACGTTTTGTCGACCTAGCCGCAGTCGCCCGGCATTAA